One window from the genome of Gammaproteobacteria bacterium encodes:
- a CDS encoding lipoprotein NlpD encodes MNDIPLDGNTRRKWRRLPILVGLCVISACSTEPSPPLLPELSPEEAAGLVYVVKPGDALSVIALQHGESYRNIARWNDLAPPYTIRPGQRLRLTPPPTTGKSPETRGEVRSTSPIKPKETAPESAKPIERKGLALPEDSKTPENTKTVGAVDIMEERFAERISWQWPSRGKILNDFSSNNQGIDIDGREGDPVYAAAEGKVVYSGTGIIGYGPLIILKHNNTYLSAYAHNRQLLVKEGDRVTRGQQIADMGRDQRRHVVLHFEIRRNSKSVDPLPYLPQR; translated from the coding sequence ATGAACGACATACCGTTGGACGGAAATACTCGCAGGAAATGGAGACGCCTTCCAATACTGGTGGGGCTGTGTGTTATATCCGCTTGTAGCACTGAGCCCTCCCCTCCCCTATTGCCTGAGCTTTCTCCCGAGGAGGCTGCGGGGCTCGTATATGTCGTCAAACCCGGTGATGCCCTTTCTGTCATTGCTCTTCAACATGGAGAGAGTTATCGCAATATCGCACGCTGGAACGACCTTGCCCCTCCCTATACCATCCGTCCTGGTCAACGTCTCCGCTTGACCCCTCCGCCCACTACCGGAAAATCTCCCGAGACACGTGGCGAGGTACGCTCCACCTCTCCGATCAAACCAAAAGAAACCGCCCCGGAAAGCGCCAAACCAATAGAAAGAAAAGGTCTCGCTCTACCAGAGGATTCAAAAACTCCAGAGAATACAAAAACAGTGGGGGCTGTAGATATCATGGAAGAGCGATTTGCAGAAAGGATATCTTGGCAGTGGCCGTCCCGTGGAAAAATTCTCAACGATTTTTCGTCAAACAATCAGGGGATCGATATCGATGGCCGTGAAGGCGACCCGGTCTATGCTGCGGCAGAGGGTAAAGTTGTCTACAGCGGTACCGGGATTATTGGATATGGCCCTTTGATCATTCTCAAACACAATAATACCTATCTAAGTGCCTATGCCCACAATCGGCAGCTTTTAGTAAAGGAAGGAGATCGGGTAACACGCGGTCAACAGATCGCAGACATGGGTAGAGATCAACGCCGCCATGTAGTGCTCCATTTTG